The Methylomonas koyamae genome has a segment encoding these proteins:
- the aqpZ gene encoding aquaporin Z, translating to MKKYVAESFGTFWLVLGGCGSAVLAAAFPNVGIGLLGVSLAFGLTVLTMAYAIGHISGCHLNPAVSVGLWMGGRFPANQLLPYIVAQVIGAIVAGGVLYLIASGKAGFDVAAGFASNGYGEHSPGGYSLLSALITEVVMTMMFLLIILGATDARAPAGMAPVAIGLGLTLIHLISIPVTNTSVNPARSLGVAVYVGDWALAQLWLFWLAPIIGAVLGALIYRFIGSPDE from the coding sequence ATGAAAAAGTATGTAGCCGAGTCCTTCGGGACATTTTGGTTGGTTCTTGGTGGCTGCGGTAGCGCGGTGTTGGCCGCGGCGTTTCCAAATGTGGGCATCGGCTTGCTCGGCGTCTCGCTGGCGTTCGGCTTGACGGTACTGACCATGGCCTACGCCATCGGCCATATATCGGGCTGCCATCTCAATCCGGCGGTGTCGGTTGGCTTGTGGATGGGCGGCCGCTTTCCGGCCAATCAACTATTGCCTTACATTGTCGCCCAAGTCATCGGCGCCATCGTCGCCGGCGGCGTGTTGTATTTAATCGCCAGCGGCAAGGCCGGTTTTGATGTGGCTGCGGGATTTGCCTCCAACGGTTACGGCGAACATTCGCCGGGCGGCTACTCCCTGCTGTCCGCGCTGATTACCGAAGTGGTGATGACGATGATGTTTTTACTAATCATCCTCGGCGCCACCGACGCCCGCGCCCCGGCCGGCATGGCACCTGTCGCGATTGGTTTGGGCCTGACCTTGATTCACTTGATCAGCATTCCAGTCACCAACACCTCGGTCAATCCGGCTCGCAGCCTGGGCGTGGCGGTTTATGTCGGCGATTGGGCCTTGGCGCAACTCTGGCTGTTCTGGCTGGCACCGATTATCGGCGCGGTGCTGGGCGCGTTGATCTATCGCTTTATCGGTAGCCCCGACGAGTAA
- a CDS encoding DUF3616 domain-containing protein codes for MDIKTYKGRSNVSGAIALNDRYFVVADDEDNQLSVFDKNAEKALKPAIALSAVFDGEIEDGKHQEIDLEGGTCIGDVYFWIGSHSTSSKGNDRPARRRLFGIHLNEVEPGEFSAQRYGSIYTQFIADLKQDSRFARYDWEQAERTPPKDTGGLSIEGLATTPAQGLLIGFRNPLAGGTSENGVLKNGKAILVHLLNPLALLQDQTAQFAAPIELDLAGLGIRDIAWRQDNQYLIVAGPYHANEQRLEKHWLYLWDSESGDLKRLEHIDLGELNIEAAFFFPGDENWVMLLSDDGKDKKSFRCVSVKL; via the coding sequence ATGGATATAAAAACCTATAAAGGCCGATCCAATGTGTCCGGCGCCATCGCGCTGAACGACCGCTACTTTGTCGTCGCGGACGACGAAGACAACCAACTCAGCGTGTTCGACAAAAATGCGGAAAAAGCCTTGAAACCGGCAATCGCCCTCTCGGCGGTGTTCGACGGCGAGATCGAAGACGGCAAACATCAGGAAATCGATCTGGAGGGCGGCACGTGCATCGGCGACGTCTATTTCTGGATAGGTTCGCACAGCACTAGCAGCAAAGGAAACGACCGGCCCGCCCGGCGGCGCTTGTTCGGCATTCATCTGAACGAAGTCGAACCGGGCGAATTCAGCGCCCAACGTTACGGCTCGATCTACACGCAATTCATCGCCGATCTAAAACAGGACAGCCGCTTCGCCCGCTACGACTGGGAACAAGCCGAACGCACACCACCCAAAGACACGGGCGGCTTGAGTATCGAAGGCCTGGCGACCACGCCGGCGCAAGGTTTATTGATAGGCTTTAGAAATCCGCTAGCTGGCGGCACCAGCGAAAATGGCGTGTTGAAAAACGGCAAAGCCATATTAGTGCATCTGCTCAACCCGCTGGCATTGCTGCAAGATCAAACCGCCCAATTCGCCGCGCCGATAGAGCTGGATTTAGCCGGCTTGGGCATCCGCGACATCGCCTGGCGCCAGGACAATCAATACCTAATCGTCGCCGGCCCATACCACGCCAATGAACAGCGTTTGGAGAAACATTGGCTGTATTTATGGGATAGCGAATCCGGGGACCTGAAACGTCTGGAGCATATCGACCTGGGAGAATTGAATATCGAAGCGGCGTTCTTTTTTCCCGGCGATGAAAATTGGGTAATGCTGCTTAGTGACGATGGCAAGGATAAAAAGAGCTTTCGATGCGTTTCGGTAAAACTTTAG